The Streptomyces avermitilis MA-4680 = NBRC 14893 genome contains a region encoding:
- a CDS encoding type IV secretory system conjugative DNA transfer family protein — protein MSRDRQTYRDRGREHDHSQGGVPDGLLIGVLAFLLGMTLMVWSATGLAGWFARGAWPDAVTFTRTPLAMRHLIGRPHDIPGAWPDTPEGQLSGYGLFWGLFIGQLMVLLVLTVFVMGTVARWRAVRAGRRASRSTAAVAAADPDPTGHEVPAQRATTERTGTSDPTGTPDPTGAAEPAWTAEQAGSAAPAGSAAPAGSAAPAGGAAPAATGGVGGMAKSAEETALAHLMARDRAGGREIVLGPPETRTAAATQAIHDAAGPVLVLTSNPALWSETKDARAKLGPVLLYDPTHRCDTPARLHWSPSAGCEDKPTAVARAAALLAPVRPTAKIDQALAETAETLLRSYLHAAAIEGRTVRHVHRWAQGTQVQEAVRALRANPKAAPGAGGELESALTSHPERRDMAQELTARALSSLFTVNIREACTPNRNDSLALDSFVDEGGTLYVVGEPIEDPRQHPGAMPFLTALVSHVVERGRRMAERSSSGRLDPPLTLVLDDVAAVAPLPQLPELLSTGADRGMPTLALLRSQEQARSRWPQYELPV, from the coding sequence ATGAGCCGGGACAGACAGACGTACCGGGACCGGGGCAGAGAGCACGATCACAGCCAGGGCGGCGTCCCCGACGGCCTGTTGATCGGGGTCCTCGCCTTCCTGCTCGGCATGACCCTGATGGTGTGGTCGGCCACGGGCCTCGCGGGCTGGTTCGCGCGGGGCGCCTGGCCGGACGCCGTGACCTTCACCCGTACGCCGCTGGCGATGCGGCACCTCATCGGCCGACCGCACGACATCCCGGGCGCGTGGCCGGACACCCCGGAAGGCCAGCTGTCGGGGTACGGCCTGTTCTGGGGCCTGTTCATCGGCCAGCTGATGGTTCTGCTCGTACTGACGGTGTTCGTGATGGGCACGGTGGCACGATGGCGAGCGGTACGGGCGGGCCGCAGGGCGTCGAGGAGCACGGCGGCGGTGGCCGCCGCCGATCCCGACCCTACGGGGCATGAGGTCCCGGCGCAGCGGGCCACAACGGAACGGACGGGAACTTCGGATCCGACCGGAACTCCGGATCCGACCGGGGCGGCGGAACCGGCCTGGACGGCGGAGCAGGCCGGGAGCGCGGCGCCGGCCGGGAGCGCGGCGCCGGCCGGGAGCGCGGCGCCGGCCGGCGGGGCGGCCCCCGCCGCTACGGGTGGCGTGGGTGGCATGGCGAAGTCCGCCGAGGAGACCGCCCTCGCCCACCTCATGGCACGTGACCGGGCGGGCGGACGGGAAATCGTCCTCGGCCCCCCGGAAACCCGAACAGCCGCCGCGACCCAGGCCATCCACGACGCGGCCGGCCCCGTCCTCGTCCTCACCTCGAACCCGGCCCTGTGGTCGGAGACGAAGGACGCCCGAGCCAAACTGGGCCCGGTCCTCCTCTACGACCCCACGCACCGTTGCGACACCCCGGCCCGCCTCCACTGGTCCCCCTCCGCCGGCTGTGAGGACAAGCCCACCGCCGTGGCCCGCGCGGCAGCACTCCTCGCCCCGGTCCGCCCCACCGCGAAGATCGACCAGGCGCTCGCCGAGACGGCCGAGACTCTTCTGCGGAGCTATCTGCACGCCGCCGCCATAGAGGGCCGCACCGTCCGCCATGTCCACCGGTGGGCCCAGGGCACCCAGGTCCAGGAGGCCGTACGCGCCCTCCGTGCGAACCCCAAGGCCGCACCCGGCGCGGGCGGCGAACTGGAGTCGGCCCTCACCTCGCACCCCGAACGCCGTGACATGGCGCAGGAGTTGACAGCGCGCGCACTGTCCTCACTCTTCACCGTCAATATCCGCGAGGCATGCACACCCAACCGAAATGACAGCCTCGCCTTGGATTCCTTCGTGGATGAAGGGGGCACGCTTTATGTGGTCGGTGAACCCATCGAGGACCCCAGGCAGCATCCCGGCGCCATGCCGTTCCTGACGGCCCTCGTCTCACACGTGGTCGAGCGCGGCCGTCGCATGGCCGAACGGTCATCCTCCGGTCGCCTCGACCCACCACTTACGCTCGTCCTCGACGACGTCGCGGCGGTGGCTCCGCTTCCCCAGCTCCCGGAGCTGCTGTCGACCGGAGCGGACCGGGGCATGCCGACCCTGGCCCTGCTCCGGTCCCAGGAACAGGCCCGGTCCCGCTGGCCGCAGTACGAACTACCTGTCTGA
- a CDS encoding GNAT family N-acetyltransferase has translation MSHLIRSIRTGEWAEAKKLRLVALQDPVAHLAFLETYDDAVARPDSYWQDRTAGAAEGVAERQQIIAEGPDGEWAGSVTVLVEEAGSRDPFDVAVERRQGHVVGVFVRPEHRGSGVTRALFDAALEWSWAAGLERVRLFVHEKNGRAEAFYRKAGFMPSGVSVPAPGDSGDQELEFVIERT, from the coding sequence ATGAGCCACCTGATCCGTTCCATACGCACCGGCGAGTGGGCCGAGGCCAAGAAGCTGCGGCTTGTCGCGCTCCAGGACCCCGTTGCGCATCTGGCGTTCCTGGAGACGTACGACGACGCCGTCGCCAGGCCGGACTCCTACTGGCAGGACCGGACGGCGGGGGCCGCCGAAGGGGTTGCCGAGCGGCAGCAGATCATCGCCGAGGGGCCTGACGGGGAATGGGCCGGCAGCGTGACCGTACTGGTCGAGGAAGCCGGGTCACGGGATCCGTTCGACGTCGCGGTCGAGCGGCGACAAGGGCACGTCGTCGGCGTCTTCGTGCGGCCGGAACATCGGGGGAGCGGGGTGACCCGGGCGCTCTTCGACGCGGCTCTGGAGTGGTCCTGGGCCGCTGGGCTCGAACGCGTACGGCTCTTCGTGCACGAGAAGAACGGGCGGGCCGAGGCGTTCTACCGCAAGGCAGGGTTCATGCCGAGCGGCGTGAGCGTGCCGGCGCCCGGGGACTCCGGGGATCAGGAGTTGGAATTCGTGATCGAGCGCACCTGA
- a CDS encoding MarR family winged helix-turn-helix transcriptional regulator: protein MADTPGAGEPTLDEQIAAYQREFQDLDPQVEKIVSALSRLNRRMNVAYGRQTAALGISNAEWEVLKALVLSGAPYRLGPGDLAKRLGLTPAAMTHRIDRMLAEGLVTRERDESNRVRVIVELTAEGREKWLEAMRLASVFEEDLLQDLSAEERAALGEVLTRLLRRVEHAQPDAGGRLSDLD, encoded by the coding sequence ATGGCCGACACCCCCGGCGCCGGCGAGCCGACACTCGACGAACAGATCGCCGCCTACCAGCGCGAGTTCCAGGACCTCGATCCCCAGGTCGAGAAGATCGTCTCGGCGCTCTCCCGGCTCAACCGCCGCATGAACGTCGCCTACGGCCGTCAGACCGCGGCTCTCGGGATCAGCAACGCCGAGTGGGAGGTCCTCAAGGCCCTCGTCCTCTCCGGCGCCCCCTATCGGCTGGGCCCGGGTGACCTGGCGAAGCGACTGGGGCTCACGCCGGCCGCGATGACCCACCGGATCGACCGCATGCTGGCGGAGGGGCTGGTCACCAGGGAGCGGGACGAGTCGAACCGCGTCCGCGTGATCGTCGAGCTGACCGCGGAGGGCCGCGAGAAGTGGCTGGAGGCGATGCGCCTCGCCAGCGTCTTCGAGGAGGACCTCCTCCAGGACCTGTCGGCCGAGGAACGCGCCGCCCTGGGCGAGGTCCTGACCCGTCTCCTGCGGCGCGTGGAGCACGCCCAGCCGGACGCGGGCGGACGGCTCAGCGACCTGGACTGA
- a CDS encoding MFS transporter → MGAAMRRIHVGNALSAFGLGFTVPYLYVYVAQVRDLGAVTAGLVLAVFAVAALVVLPFAGRAIVRRGPLPVLLAALVTAAFGALSLGLASSATTVLLSAAALGAGQAVMQPALATMIVDCSTAETRSRAFAMQFFLANLGLGIGGLIGGHLVDASRAGSFTLLFAIEAVMFLLLVVIMSTVRMPHAPKIEGSAPQAEGSWKQLLGNRAMVQLCVVGFVLFFACYGQFESGLSAYGVEAAGISTSALGTALAANTAMIVVAQFAVLKFVERRKRSRVIAAVGLIWAVAWLAAGYAGLGHGSRTMATAAFISTYALFGLGEAMLSPTVAPLVADLAPTGLAGQYNSAFALVKQLALAIGPAVGGPMGASLHAPYIVTFLLFSLGITFLAVRLGRQLTPVQNQPSLAKSRVVAQGGAPAEPLPANV, encoded by the coding sequence ATGGGCGCAGCGATGCGCCGGATCCATGTGGGCAACGCACTCAGCGCGTTCGGCCTCGGCTTCACCGTCCCGTATCTGTACGTCTATGTGGCGCAGGTACGGGATCTCGGTGCTGTGACGGCGGGTCTCGTACTCGCGGTCTTTGCCGTGGCCGCACTCGTGGTGCTTCCGTTCGCCGGGCGAGCCATCGTCCGGCGCGGCCCGCTGCCGGTGCTGCTCGCCGCCCTGGTCACCGCCGCGTTCGGCGCACTGAGCCTGGGACTGGCGAGCAGCGCCACGACTGTGTTGCTGTCGGCGGCCGCGCTGGGTGCCGGGCAGGCCGTGATGCAGCCGGCGCTGGCCACGATGATCGTGGACTGCTCGACGGCGGAGACCCGGTCGCGGGCGTTCGCCATGCAGTTCTTCCTGGCGAACCTCGGGCTCGGTATCGGCGGCCTCATCGGCGGCCACCTCGTCGACGCGTCCCGGGCCGGCTCCTTCACACTGCTGTTCGCGATCGAGGCGGTGATGTTCCTGCTGCTCGTCGTGATCATGTCGACGGTACGGATGCCGCACGCCCCGAAGATCGAGGGCTCCGCTCCGCAGGCCGAGGGCAGCTGGAAGCAGCTGCTCGGCAACCGGGCCATGGTGCAGCTGTGCGTCGTGGGCTTCGTGCTGTTCTTCGCCTGCTACGGGCAGTTCGAGTCGGGGCTGAGCGCGTACGGCGTCGAGGCGGCCGGTATCTCCACCTCCGCGCTTGGTACGGCCCTCGCGGCGAACACGGCGATGATCGTGGTCGCGCAGTTCGCCGTGCTGAAGTTCGTCGAGCGGCGCAAGCGGTCCCGGGTGATCGCCGCCGTCGGGCTGATCTGGGCCGTGGCGTGGCTCGCGGCCGGGTACGCGGGGCTCGGGCACGGCAGCCGGACCATGGCGACCGCCGCGTTCATCTCCACGTACGCGCTGTTCGGGCTCGGGGAGGCAATGCTGTCGCCGACCGTGGCCCCGCTGGTCGCCGATCTGGCGCCGACGGGCCTGGCGGGTCAGTACAACTCGGCCTTTGCCCTGGTCAAGCAGCTCGCGCTGGCCATCGGTCCGGCGGTGGGCGGTCCCATGGGGGCGTCCCTGCACGCGCCGTACATCGTGACGTTCCTGCTGTTCTCGCTGGGCATCACGTTCCTCGCGGTGCGGCTCGGGCGACAGCTCACCCCGGTGCAGAACCAGCCGTCCCTCGCGAAGAGCCGGGTGGTCGCCCAGGGCGGGGCGCCCGCGGAGCCGCTCCCCGCGAACGTGTGA
- a CDS encoding class I SAM-dependent methyltransferase, whose product MADESGFQSKGSAPERYEQYVAPIAAPFVTAVLDAVDLFPGAAVLDLACGTGFAARAAAPLVGPAGRVSGIDPDEGMLRVAAAHRPRMYPDIEFTEASAEKLPHTDAAFDAVVCQQGAQFFADLDAAAAETARVTRPGGRFAATVWAPKDLSPYFAAQYEAIKKYGGEETAAEYTKAFTCTAERLTAAFRSAGFQHTTAREVTFGIALPRLADFAPGHLSALPWGQEIVDTGGPEALAGVGRAMCARLADRTTPDGTATLPFTATLVTGIR is encoded by the coding sequence ATGGCAGACGAATCGGGCTTTCAGTCCAAAGGCAGCGCCCCGGAGCGCTACGAGCAGTACGTCGCGCCGATCGCGGCGCCCTTCGTGACGGCCGTCCTGGACGCCGTCGACCTGTTCCCGGGCGCCGCGGTGCTCGATCTCGCCTGCGGCACGGGCTTCGCGGCCCGGGCCGCGGCCCCGCTGGTCGGCCCGGCGGGCCGGGTGTCGGGAATCGACCCCGATGAAGGCATGCTCAGGGTGGCCGCCGCCCACCGTCCGCGCATGTACCCCGACATCGAGTTCACCGAGGCCTCCGCCGAGAAACTCCCCCATACCGACGCGGCCTTCGACGCGGTCGTCTGCCAGCAGGGCGCCCAGTTCTTCGCGGACCTGGACGCGGCAGCGGCGGAGACGGCCCGTGTCACCCGCCCCGGGGGCCGTTTCGCGGCCACCGTCTGGGCACCCAAGGACCTCTCCCCGTACTTCGCCGCCCAGTACGAGGCCATCAAGAAGTACGGCGGCGAGGAGACCGCGGCCGAATACACCAAGGCCTTCACCTGTACGGCCGAACGGCTCACGGCCGCGTTCCGCTCGGCCGGCTTCCAGCACACGACCGCCCGCGAGGTCACCTTCGGTATCGCCCTGCCCCGACTGGCCGACTTCGCCCCCGGCCATCTCTCGGCGCTGCCCTGGGGCCAGGAGATCGTCGATACCGGCGGCCCGGAGGCACTCGCCGGCGTGGGCCGCGCGATGTGCGCCCGCCTCGCCGACCGCACCACACCGGACGGCACGGCGACCCTGCCCTTCACGGCCACCCTGGTCACAGGCATCCGCTGA
- a CDS encoding ATP-binding SpoIIE family protein phosphatase, giving the protein MNFTRWSARLPGTQRRAAARAEHTVSPDRRGDGSVPTARGEQLTDDTQRVPAVDELPVRDVLDRVPALVALVHGPDHRIAYVNDAYTAAFGERPVGEPARKGLPELDELGLLPLLDQVLRSSKSRTVKSRKTPGGRSYTFTCTPVDASEDKDGGVLVFAVDVTDHAEAAERLRASERGQRETAVTLQRSLLPQELEEPDDLRIAATYQPGGTEAAVGGDWYDVITLGGGRTALVIGDVMGRGVRAAAVMGQLRTAVRAYARLDLPPHEVLQLLDGLAAEIDANQIATCVYAVHDPNEGRLVYASAGHLPILVRDDSGIVLRADEPTGPPLGTGGWMHASGSVPLGPGSTAVLYTDGLVERRDQDLDEGIAALSRALAGATGTPQVVCDRLVRSAGVTADHDDDVAVLVLQHPARTGADSDLFRNAALELLGGVEAAPRARAFASGVLTSWRFPTELHDLGVLAASELVANSLQHGTPPMRLRLRRTDRRLIVEVTDGDDHLPRRRRAEPADEAGRGIAIVATIASSWGSRRTPGGGKAVWCEFALPRTT; this is encoded by the coding sequence GTGAACTTCACGCGCTGGAGCGCCCGGCTCCCCGGAACGCAGCGCCGCGCCGCAGCGCGGGCCGAGCACACGGTCTCCCCGGACCGGCGGGGGGACGGCTCCGTGCCCACAGCCCGGGGCGAGCAGCTCACCGACGACACGCAGCGCGTGCCCGCCGTCGACGAACTGCCGGTACGGGACGTCCTCGACCGCGTCCCGGCTCTCGTCGCCCTCGTCCACGGCCCCGACCACCGCATCGCGTACGTCAACGACGCCTATACGGCGGCCTTCGGCGAGCGTCCCGTCGGCGAACCCGCCCGCAAGGGGCTGCCCGAGCTGGACGAGCTCGGCCTGCTCCCGCTCCTCGACCAGGTGCTGCGCAGCTCCAAGTCGCGCACGGTCAAGTCCCGCAAGACCCCGGGCGGCCGCTCGTACACGTTCACGTGCACGCCGGTGGACGCGTCCGAAGACAAGGACGGCGGCGTCCTCGTCTTCGCCGTCGACGTCACCGACCACGCCGAGGCCGCCGAACGGCTGCGCGCCAGTGAGCGCGGGCAGCGCGAAACGGCGGTGACACTTCAGCGCTCCCTGCTCCCCCAGGAGCTGGAGGAGCCCGACGACCTGCGCATCGCGGCCACGTACCAGCCCGGCGGCACCGAGGCCGCGGTCGGCGGCGACTGGTACGACGTCATCACCCTCGGCGGCGGCCGCACGGCCCTCGTCATCGGCGACGTGATGGGCAGAGGCGTACGCGCGGCAGCGGTGATGGGCCAACTCCGTACGGCCGTCCGCGCGTACGCCCGACTCGACCTGCCCCCGCACGAGGTCCTCCAGCTCCTGGACGGCCTCGCCGCGGAGATCGACGCCAACCAGATCGCCACCTGTGTGTACGCCGTCCACGACCCCAACGAGGGCCGCCTGGTGTACGCCTCCGCCGGCCACCTCCCGATCCTGGTGCGCGACGACAGCGGCATCGTCCTGCGTGCCGACGAGCCCACCGGGCCGCCGCTCGGCACGGGCGGCTGGATGCACGCCTCGGGCTCGGTCCCGCTCGGCCCCGGCTCCACGGCCGTGCTCTACACGGACGGTCTGGTCGAGCGCCGCGATCAGGATCTCGACGAGGGCATCGCCGCCCTGTCGCGCGCGCTGGCGGGCGCCACGGGCACGCCCCAGGTGGTCTGCGACCGGCTGGTCCGCTCGGCCGGGGTGACCGCCGACCACGACGACGACGTGGCGGTCCTGGTCCTCCAGCACCCGGCCCGCACGGGCGCCGACAGCGACCTCTTCCGCAACGCGGCGCTGGAGCTGCTCGGCGGCGTGGAAGCGGCGCCACGCGCGCGTGCCTTCGCCTCCGGCGTCCTGACCAGCTGGCGCTTCCCGACCGAACTGCACGACCTGGGCGTGCTGGCCGCGAGCGAGCTGGTCGCCAACTCCCTCCAGCACGGCACCCCGCCGATGCGTCTGCGGCTGCGCCGCACCGACCGCCGCCTGATCGTCGAGGTGACCGACGGCGACGACCACCTCCCGCGCCGCCGCCGCGCCGAACCGGCGGACGAGGCGGGCCGGGGCATCGCGATCGTGGCGACGATCGCCTCGAGCTGGGGCTCCCGTCGCACTCCGGGCGGCGGCAAGGCGGTGTGGTGCGAGTTCGCACTCCCGCGCACCACATAG
- a CDS encoding NAD(P)/FAD-dependent oxidoreductase, which produces MVKEPVRILIVGGGYVGLYTALRLQRKLKPELQRGDVEIVVVSPDPYMTYQPFLPEATAGNISPRHVVVPLRRVLTECRLLVGEAQSIDHAKRVATVATLATQETGRTEQITYDELVLAPGSVSRTLPIPGLADHGIGFKTVEEAIGLRNHVIEQMDIASSTRDPAIRDAALTFVFVGGGYAGVEALGELEDMARFAARYYHNVKRDDMKWILVEATNRILPEVGEEMGKYAVTELRRRNIDVRMETRLESCADRIAVLSDGSRFPNRTVVWTAGVKPHPILAATDLPLNEHGRLKCTPQLTVDGATHAWAAGDAAAVPDLTAKEPGKETAPNAQHAVRQAKLLGDNIAHALRGEELETYAHKYVGSVASLGLHKGVAHIYGRKLKGYPAWFMHRAYHLSRVPTFNRKARVLAEWTLAGLFKREIVSLGSLEHPRAEFELAAGGKPSRDPKGSS; this is translated from the coding sequence ATGGTGAAGGAACCTGTGCGCATTCTCATCGTCGGCGGCGGCTACGTGGGGCTGTACACGGCTCTGCGCCTGCAACGGAAGCTCAAACCGGAACTCCAGCGGGGCGACGTGGAGATCGTGGTCGTCTCCCCTGATCCGTACATGACCTATCAGCCGTTCCTTCCCGAGGCCACGGCCGGCAACATCTCGCCGCGCCATGTCGTCGTCCCCCTGCGCCGGGTCCTGACCGAATGCCGCCTCCTCGTCGGCGAGGCACAGTCCATCGACCACGCCAAGCGCGTCGCCACCGTCGCCACGCTCGCCACCCAGGAGACCGGCCGCACCGAGCAGATCACGTACGACGAACTCGTCCTCGCCCCAGGCTCCGTCTCGCGCACCCTCCCGATCCCCGGCCTCGCCGACCACGGCATCGGCTTCAAGACGGTCGAGGAGGCCATCGGCCTGCGCAACCACGTCATCGAACAGATGGACATCGCCTCCTCCACCCGCGACCCCGCGATCCGCGACGCCGCCCTGACCTTCGTCTTCGTAGGAGGCGGTTACGCCGGTGTGGAGGCGCTCGGCGAACTGGAGGACATGGCCCGCTTCGCCGCGCGCTACTACCACAACGTCAAGCGCGACGACATGAAGTGGATCCTCGTGGAGGCCACGAACCGCATCCTCCCCGAGGTCGGCGAGGAGATGGGCAAGTACGCGGTCACCGAGCTGCGCCGGCGCAACATCGACGTACGCATGGAGACCCGCCTCGAATCGTGCGCCGACCGGATCGCCGTACTGAGTGACGGGTCCCGCTTCCCGAACCGCACGGTCGTCTGGACGGCCGGCGTGAAACCGCACCCGATCCTCGCCGCCACCGACCTGCCGTTGAACGAGCACGGGCGCCTGAAGTGCACCCCCCAGCTGACCGTGGACGGCGCCACGCACGCGTGGGCCGCGGGAGACGCCGCCGCCGTCCCCGACCTCACCGCCAAGGAACCCGGCAAGGAGACCGCCCCCAACGCCCAGCACGCGGTGCGCCAGGCCAAGCTCCTCGGCGACAACATCGCCCATGCGCTGCGCGGCGAGGAGCTGGAGACGTACGCGCACAAATACGTCGGCTCGGTGGCCTCCCTGGGGCTGCACAAGGGCGTCGCGCACATCTACGGGCGCAAGCTGAAGGGCTACCCCGCCTGGTTCATGCACCGCGCGTACCACCTGAGCAGGGTGCCCACCTTCAACCGCAAGGCCCGGGTGCTCGCCGAATGGACCCTGGCGGGGCTCTTCAAGAGGGAGATCGTCTCCCTCGGTTCGCTCGAACATCCTCGCGCGGAGTTCGAACTCGCGGCCGGTGGAAAGCCTTCTCGGGACCCGAAGGGGTCGTCCTGA
- a CDS encoding TetR/AcrR family transcriptional regulator, whose translation MHIQESHWSTASAVAPGGVVGAAAGNGRGDSSRTTPLRVDAQRNLEHVLRAAREVFGELGYGAPMEDVARRARVGVGTVYRRFPSKDVLVRRIAEEETSRLTDQARTALGQEDEPWSALSRFLRTSVASGAGRLLPPQVLRVGVADEGLGEAVADEARVPQQRPAPDLRLVEQRPAPEAEQDDVGAATLLEVVGQLVDRARAAGELRADVTVSDVLLVIATAAPSLPDAAHQAAASARLLDILLEGLRSRPV comes from the coding sequence ATGCACATTCAGGAATCTCATTGGTCTACCGCGTCTGCCGTCGCACCCGGCGGAGTGGTCGGCGCGGCGGCGGGCAACGGACGCGGGGACAGCTCGCGTACGACGCCGCTGCGCGTGGACGCACAGCGCAATCTGGAGCACGTACTGCGCGCGGCGCGCGAAGTCTTCGGCGAGCTGGGATACGGCGCGCCGATGGAGGACGTGGCGCGGCGTGCCCGGGTCGGTGTCGGCACGGTGTACCGGCGCTTCCCGAGCAAGGACGTCCTGGTCCGGCGGATAGCCGAGGAGGAGACCTCCCGGCTGACCGACCAGGCCCGGACGGCGCTCGGCCAGGAGGACGAGCCGTGGTCGGCGCTGTCGCGCTTCCTGCGCACCTCGGTGGCCTCGGGCGCGGGGCGTCTGCTGCCGCCGCAAGTGCTGCGGGTCGGCGTCGCCGACGAGGGCCTCGGCGAGGCCGTCGCGGACGAGGCACGGGTGCCGCAGCAGCGGCCGGCTCCGGACCTGCGGCTCGTGGAGCAGCGTCCGGCGCCGGAGGCGGAGCAGGACGACGTGGGTGCGGCGACGCTGCTCGAGGTCGTCGGGCAGCTCGTGGACCGGGCGCGCGCGGCGGGCGAGCTGCGGGCCGACGTCACCGTGTCGGACGTGCTGCTCGTGATCGCGACGGCGGCACCGTCGCTGCCCGACGCGGCCCATCAGGCGGCCGCCTCGGCCAGGTTGCTGGACATCCTGCTGGAAGGGCTGCGGTCGCGGCCGGTGTGA